In one window of Mytilus galloprovincialis chromosome 6, xbMytGall1.hap1.1, whole genome shotgun sequence DNA:
- the LOC143080333 gene encoding uncharacterized protein LOC143080333: METALIISVLILGYFTIEHECQTSMCNKTNSPRNGKVNCVEDGKGNLKCYATCYRGFTFQTTSVEFRTCNQIDESWQTGNIFPDCIDALLMKNCKTTAAPAHGTVTCAYSATDLTCTATCNTGYSFLGLPANSQLSLKCTTTNTWSDGDRFQDCVAGDGQTGTETHVSPRPPIFTGKCIDQLSACPAEGDFTACTACNQFVTCAPDGIFLTTCPPPTVWDDNKKQCSMVSSTCS, encoded by the exons ATGGAAACAGCCCTGATTATTTCTGTACTAATTTTAG GATATTTTACGATTGAACATGAGTGCCAAACTAGTATGTGCAATAAAACAAATAGTCCTAGAAATGGAAAAGTAAACTGTGTCGAAGATGGGAAAGGAAATTT GAAATGTTACGCTACATGTTACCGTGGATTTACCTTTCAAACTACGTCAGTAGAGTTTCGTACCTGTAATCAGATAGATGAATCCTGGCAAACTGGAAATATATTTCCTGATTGTATAG atGCTTTGCTTATGAAAAATTGCAAGACAACAGCCGCTCCTGCTCACGGAACCGTGACATGTGCGTATAGTGCTACAGATTT GACTTGTACAGCAACATGCAACACTGGCTACAGTTTTCTAGGTTTACCAGCTAATAGCCAACTTTCTTTAAAATGCACAACAACAAATACATGGTCTGATGGTGATAGGTTTCAAGACTGCGTGG CTGGAGATGGACAAACTGGTACCGAAACTCATGTGAGTCCAAGACCACCAATATTCACAG gAAAATGTATTGATCAACTATCAGCTTGTCCAGCTGAAGGTGACTTTACAGCATGTACCGCTTGTAATCAATTTGTGACATGCGCACCAGATGGTATTTTCCTTACAACATGCCCACCACCTACAGTTTGGGACGATAACAAGAAGCAATGTTCTATGGTATCGAGCACATGTTCATAA
- the LOC143080334 gene encoding uncharacterized protein LOC143080334 — translation MNTLAVPIICILIASTNALLFDVTGGLNNLDAFLVKNCRPVAAPAHGTVSCAYSTTDLTCTATCDTGFSFQGLPANSKLSLKCTTTSIWADGDRFQDCVAGDGHTGTGTNVSPRPPVFTGTCVDQLSACPGEGDFTACTACNQFVTCAPDGIFITTCPPPTVWDDNEKKCSMVSKTCS, via the exons ATGAACACTCTTGCAGTTCCAA TTATTTGTATTTTGATTGCTAGTACCAATGCCTTATTATTTGATGTAACTGGCGGACTTAACAATTTAG ATGCTTTTCTTGTAAAGAACTGCAGGCCAGTCGCCGCTCCGGCTCACGGAACCGTGTCTTGTGCATATAGCACTACAGATTT GACTTGTACGGCAACATGCGACACTGGCTTCAGTTTCCAAGGTTTACCAGCAAATAGCAAACTTTCTTTAAAATGCACAACAACAAGCATTTGGGCTGATGGTGATAGATTCCAAGACTGCGTGG CTGGTGACGGACACACTGGAACTGGGACCAATGTGAGCCCAAGACCACCAGTATTCACAG GAACATGTGTTGATCAATTATCAGCTTGTCCAGGTGAAGGTGACTTTACAGCCTGCACCGCTTGCAATCAATTTGTGACATGCGCACCAGATGGTATTTTCATCACTACATGTCCACCACCTACAGTTTGGGATGATAATGAGAAGAAATGTTCTATGGTATCAAAAACCTGCTCATAA